A genomic region of Mus musculus strain C57BL/6J chromosome 7, GRCm38.p6 C57BL/6J contains the following coding sequences:
- the Polr3e gene encoding DNA-directed RNA polymerase III subunit RPC5 isoform X3: MPLHSTGELHLTPLHGILQLRPSFSYLDKADAKHREREAANEACFAAGDSSQDEAEEDVKQITVRFSRPESEQARQRRVQSYEFLQKKHAEEPWVHLHYYGMRDSRSEHERQYLLCQGSSGVENTELVKSPSEYLMMLMPPSPEEEKDKPVAPSNVLSMAQLRTLPLADQIKVLMKNVKVMPFANLMSLLGPSVDSVAVLRGIQKVAMLVQGNWVVKSDILYPKDSSSPHSGMPAEVLCRGRDFVMWKFTQSRWVVRKEVAAVTKLCAEDVKDFLEHMAVVRINKGWEFLLPYDLEFIKKHPDVVQRQHMLWSGIQAKLEKVYNLVKETMPKKPDGQSAPVGLVSGEQRVQTAKTKAQQNHAFLERELQRRKEQMRAATVLPSVQIKEEPLSEEEADGAELEAEEEEPMDTAPSTCLSTKLANGLPAGRAVGGDSLNGHPVPGCASNPVACELKAFVEATFQRQFVLTLSELKRLFNLHLAGLPPGHILFSGVSDRMLQDTVLAAGCKQILVPFPPQTAASPDEQKVFALWESGDMSDQHRQVLLEIFSKNYRVRRNLIQSRLTQECGEELSKQEVDKVLKDCCVSCGGMWYLKGTVQS, from the exons ATGCCGCTGCACTCTACAG GTGAGCTCCACCTGACACCTTTACATGGCATCCTACAGCTTCGGCCCAGCTTCTCCTACCTTGATAAGGCAGATGCCAAGCACCGAGAGAGGGAGGCAGCCAATGAGG CTTGCTTTGCAGCAGGGGATTCTTCTCAGGACGAGGCAGAAGAAGACGTTAAGCAGATCACG GTACGGTTCTCCAGGCCAGAGTCCGAGCAGGCTCGCCAGCGCCGCGTGCAGTCCTATGAGTTCTTGCAGAAGAAGCATGCAGAAGAACCCTGGGTCCACCTGCACTACTATGGCATGAGG GACAGCCGCTCAGAGCATGAGCGCCAGTACCTGCTGTGTCAGGGATCCAGCGGGGTAGAGAACACGGAGCTCGTCAAGTCACCCAG TGAATACCTCATGATGCTCATGCCGCCCAGCCCAGAGGAGGAGAA GGACAAGCCTGTGGCTCCCAGCAATGTCTTATCTATGGCCCAGCTGCGTACATTGCCTCTGGCTGATCAGATTAAGGTCCTGATGAAGAACG TGAAAGTCATGCCCTTCGCTAATCTCATGAGCCTCCTGGGCCCCTCTGTGGACTCTGTGGCTGTTCTACGTGGCATCCAGAAGGTGGCGATGTTAGTCCAAGGAAACTGGGTGGTAAAGAG TGACATCCTGTATCCCAAGGATTCTTCCAGCCCTCACAGTGGCATGCCTGCTGAGGTGCTCTGCAGGGGCCGAGACTTTGTT ATGTGGAAGTTCACACAGAGCCGATGGGTGGTAAGAAAGGAGGTGGCAGCAGTGACCAAA CTCTGCGCTGAGGATGTGAAGGACTTTCTGGAGCACATGGCTGTAGTGAGAATCAACAAAGGCTGGGAGTTCTTACTGCCTTACGACCTGGAGTTTATCAAGAAGCATCCAGATGTGGTCCAGCGGCAGCACATGCTGTGGTCGGGCATCCAGGCCAA aTTAGAAAAAGTCTATAATCTCGTAAAAGAAACCATGCCAAAGAAGCCGGATGGACAATCAG CGCCTGTTGGTCTGGTCTCTGGGGAACAGCGGGTCCAAACAGCCAAAACCAAGGCCCAGCAGAACCATGCCTTCTTGGAGCGTGAACTGCAGCGACGGAAGGAGCAGATGCGGGCAGCCACAGTCCTGCCCAGCGTGCAGATCAAGGAGGAACCCCTGAGTGAGGAGGAAGCCGATGGGGCTGAGCTggaggctgaggaagaggagCCCATGGACACTGCACCCAGCACTTGCCTCAGCACCAAGTTGGCCAATGGGCTGCCTGCTGGGCGGGCAGTGGGTGGGGACAGCCTAAATGGACACCCAGTTCCAGGCTGTGCCAGCAACCCGGTTGCCTGTGAACTGAAGGCTTTTGTGGAAGCCACCTTTCAGAGACAGTTTGTGCTCACGCTGAGCGAACTCAAGCGCCTCTTCAACCTGCACCTGGCAGGCCTGCCCCCGGGCCATATACTCTTCAGTGGCGTCTCAGACCGAATGCTACAGGATACGGTGCTGGCCGCTGGCTGCAAGCAGATACTGGTGCCT TTTCCCCCACAGACTGCTGCTTCCCCTGATGAGCAGAAGGTATTTGCCCTCTGGGAGTCTGGAGACATGAGTGACCAG caTCGGCAGGTTTTGcttgaaatattttccaaaaattaCCGAGTACGTCGGAACTTGATCCAGTCTCGGCTGactcaagaatgtggagaagAGCTAAGCAAACAGGAGGTGGATAAAGTGCTAAAG GACTGTTGTGTAAGCTGTGGTGGCATGTGGTACCTTAAGGGGACAGTACAATCCTGA